From Actinomycetota bacterium:
AGTGACGGCGCTGCTGGAAGAGCTGCTGCGGCTGGGCGTGAAGGTCGCTGTCATCACCGGCACCAACTTCAACAACATCGACCGGCAGTTCAGCTCACTTATCAAGGGAACCCACAAGCAGAATCTAGCCGATATCGAAGCGAGCTCCAGCGTAGGCATCGAAATCGTTTACGACCGTCTCAACCGCCGCAAGATCGATCTCATCCCCGAATGGCAGAACCCTCCCAAATCATGCCCTTTTGTTCATGGATCCGCGATTCGTATTATTTCAGCAAGAAAGGCGACCGCAAAAGAGCGAAGATCCTATTTTTGGAGAGGAACACCATGAGAAAAGAATACGAACTGTCAAAAATGGCCCGGCGAAAAAATCCCTACGCCAGGAAACTCAAGAAACAGGTGACCATCCGGCTGGGAGAGGATGTACTCGATTATTTCAAAGGCCTCGCTGCTGAGACGGGAATCCCTTACCAAAGCCTGATCGACCTGCATCTGCGCTATTGCGCCATGTCGAACAGGAAGCCTTCCCTGAAGTGGACTTCCTGAGATGCCAATCCGCTCAATCGGTCTTTTTTCCGGCACAGACGCGATTGCGTTACCCTCTCTATCTCTCTAAGATACTAGTGACCGTGCTAGGCGGGGAGCCAGCGGTGCCCTGTACCCGCAATCCGCTATAGCGGGGCTGAATTCCCACCTTCGGGGCCGATCTGCGGGGCCAGTGGCCTTGCCGGCGGTGCTGAAGGCCAGGTCCTGCGCAATGGAACGTCGTGAACCCCGTCAGGTCCGGAAGGAAGCAGCGGTAAGCGATCTCTTTCATGTGCCGCGGGGCTGC
This genomic window contains:
- a CDS encoding BrnA antitoxin family protein, encoding MRKEYELSKMARRKNPYARKLKKQVTIRLGEDVLDYFKGLAAETGIPYQSLIDLHLRYCAMSNRKPSLKWTS